Sequence from the Pecten maximus chromosome 8, xPecMax1.1, whole genome shotgun sequence genome:
TGAACTTCATTTAGAGCGATTGAGGGAGTGgagtcactagtaataacatattgtaaaatgtttagttgtgtgagtcctgaCACGATTCTGCAACAAATGATTGCGCTGGTTTGcagtctttgtttatttatttttaatctgCAAGTTTTGTTGGTGAATATACACATGATCATATTCATGTTTTTATCTTTACAATTACCTACCTCTTTCTTTCACCATATAGTTAAGTGTGTGTTTTGTTCATAGGCAAAATCAAGGAAAATACAACGAATCACAAAGTTCTCATTTCAAGACAGAATTCATTATTTAGACCTTGTAAATAGTATTCGACTTTTACTTAGAAAAGGATATCAGCCTCAAACAGTCTATTATGTAAAGTATTTTACAGTCTGAGGCGTGAAGCACAGTGATGATACACGAATGTTTCAAACGGTAAAAGAAATTTTGTGCAAATAGATTGTGTTGGAACGTAAGATTTCAACTGCCAAAATCAAGAATTGAAAGGAAACTGATACAGGAATTGTGTTTCTTAGAAAAGTGTTTGGATATGTATGCATCTGTATTACATCTAAATGGATGTTTCATATAAAACGAGAGTTTCGTGATTCAAGTTTACTTTAAGGAAACATTACAGTGCATGGGAAATAGGAAATGTATatgagatagataaattggttattttgctgtatttctgatatattctgactagtttttgacTAATTACTAACTTGACTTAGCTactcatgcacagattctccgataacagcagaaaacgcttaaatagcgctgatcagtcctttcaaaatgatggcgccgtcaagttgacgtggaataacgtcacaaagagatgacgtcattactgattccttTTGACTatcaatttttcgatgtttttaattttgttttgaagttcatgaaatacaataaaaagaaaattgaatggttcccgttaaatataacactcatatgacagaatatttcaatattttgcacTCGTccttcgcactcgtgaaaatatctatattctgtcatactcgtgaaatatttgttatattaaacgggaaaccattcaatatcctctatatagtGGATATGATttaggaatattgatatttaaattctGTTAGATctgataaacatttatttccTTTATTCTACTACAGACGCTTTAAAATGGACAAACATAGTAGTTAATTATTgaaacgataaaaaaaaacttaatttctttatattttttgtttatttagagTTTGGCGCACATTCTTGGAGTACTGATTAGGGACGTCAAACTAAGCATGATGACTGGCAACGTAATCATTCTAGGGGGACTAATGCTAGGTATGGTATCAACACAAGAGGGGTGTTTTCCCTTTTAACCATATGCCTGCTTTTCCCTTATGCGTATGTTGGAAAATATTGACAAGCATTATGACTTATCTGTGATTTGTATCGAAACATTACAGTCTGAGACTCCCTTAAGGTACGGTGTTCAACTACATCTCAACTAAACGTACAGTATTTTTCTTCACTCCGTGTTTTCTCCTCAGTTTTCATATAAAGTCTGTAAAACGATACAGGAAAATTTACGGAATAAGACCTGATTTATACCATTTCTATATTTGTCACAAATACTAGTATTAAATAGTATTCTCATAGATTGCGATTGACTCTTCACGTATTAACACGAAAACAATCCCACGCGAATTATAGATGATTTACTGTAATTAACATATTCAGTTTTACCGAGATGATTATTATAATGTGCCTGCCCAAGACAATTTTCTCTTTTGTCATGTAAATAAATACTTCAATCGATTAAAGCGATAACACATATACAGTCATACTTCatgtaaaaatacatttaaccatataaaaaaaaaaacatttttataccCAGATATTTAATGTGATATCCACTCGTGTGTTTCATAATTAAACTCTTTGTACAGGGGGTTTCCTCAACATCAATCCTCCTAAATGGCTGCAGTGGGCGAAGTACTTTGTTCTTATCCACTACCCTTACTCCGCCACCATGACCTGTATACTAAAGGATGCGGCTGATGTTTGGTaaggtatataattatatatcgcCCACTACGCAGGCAGAGATTTCAGCAGCGAAAGTAGTCTTGATATTGGTCCTTTTGAATAACTTGTGACGACATATAGTTCAGTTAAAATGTTTTCCATTGACGAGATTCGTGGTCAAGTAATCTCTCCTCTTGATTCATTAATTTTTACGTTACAATAGTATCAATTCTCTATGAGTTATAAACGAATGAAAGATACAACTTAAATGGTTGTAACCAACTGACCCTATACAGTTTTgaatctaatatatatatacttcgtGTTATGAATATGTGTCGTTctagaaatattgaaaatttgtaTTACAATTGCCTCAGAACATGAATTTgcttaatatattttgtaaagcATTTATTAATCTAACAGTGTTTAACCCTATCTAAACTGCCTAATCGTGTAAAAAGGTTAATTCTGacttttaaatttcttttcattGTAATGTCCGTAAACTATAAATGATCTCGCCTAACTAATACTAtgtatttttttgaaaatatcattaaaactgggggaaaaaatcaattaatattcatttttcatGTTAAGGTATTAGCTCAAAGTGATTAGGTATGATTGCATTGTGTAAACACAGGAAAGAAAACCGTTAATTACTATTTTGACTGCAACACGTTTATCTGATGTGTCCATTCGAACACTTGGTAGCTTGACACAATTTTCACATGACTCGGTTGCTTCAACGAGATTAAATTTCACCAGCCGCTGTTTCAGAGATCGTTTTAGACAGAACAAAACGAAAGAGCTTTCGTTTCATTTATATTGCTGTATCTCTTCATAATAGATCGTCCATCATGTACGTCCTTAATCATATCGCATGGATTTCCCTCGTTGGTTTATTATGTTcagttgtatttattttaatacataTCTTTCCAGGTGCAACCAAACAAGTGTAGATGTCTTCTCTCAGTGTGGAATGAACACATCAGCAATACTGACCTCACGTGACATCCTGTTGGGTATCGGCGTGGAACTTCCCATATATTGTTACATTATGACAATTGTGTTCCTCCTGTTGATATTCTATGTGCTTGGATATTACTCATTAAAATTGAAACGTGCATGACGGACGAACCATTAAGTAGACGACCTAGGTGCTGGGTAAATATGCTATTCATACCGAGTTTGGATTCATCCTGTAATCTGTTATTTCCTCGTAAAGAAGGTTGTTCCCGTCATTTGTGTGAGTAAAAGGTCAATGTTACTATTGTAGAGCTATTATCCAGAATATGTGGTTCTCGAAACCTTTTTGCTTAGCGATGAATTCTTCGAATTCtttcaaattttatattttcctttttatgCAAATGAAAACAATCCTAATAATGTTTTCAAGTTAATTTTGTAACTTGAAACCCTCTTGACCTAGTTGTTCAAAATGTGATTAGACTATTCGCAGTTTAAGAAAAAACTGTATATCCTGATGGAATCATTTCTGGCAAAACTATCTTGACAAAATGTTGTGAATTTCTGTAGATCTCCGCAGTCTCTTCATACCTATCTATTTCAAGGAATATATCCACACAGGTTTTttaagtaaaggagaaatggattttcattaataaagtgattaagctaatcaccttttaaACAACTGGGCCAAGATCATTTaatataattgtaatatttgtatttgcAAAACCCGGTCGTTGTTGTTTTCGTATTatgttgttttgaaaaaataaagtttacattctTGATAGTGGCTTCTTGAATATGAATCCAGATAAAATGTGTGTAAAACATACCAAAAATGactaaatgtatatgaaatgcACAAGTTTTTACAAGATAGAAAGAAAATTATGTCGATCAAGTTGTTGTCGTCTTGGTCCCACAAGGTGGCAGCACATTCTGTGGCCAGTTGCACGTCTGCAAGCTCTCGTCAAACACCAGAGCTATAACGACAAAAATCCGTCAACTATGTCGTCACAGCATTCAATCAACAAGCTACTCTTCAAAACACACGTCACGTTAAGCGCTTCATTTCAGCTTGTATGCGTAAGCGGAAGatattatgttttaatataattcatgtaaaaatatttaccattgtatggcactgccactatataaccctaccaattcagttgcgagttcaccagcttatgaaaAATCGCAGAtgataaatataagcattgaacggctttcagttggcattcatagtcaatatgaatgccaactggacagaggcaaattccatgaagcgcgctaaaaagccgttcaatgcttaattttCTCTTACCTCCGGCCTAACTTGGTTTAAAAAGATCCTGTTGGTTATGGCGTTTCATATTCATCCCGGATGAATAGTGTAAACTGATTATTGTATTTAATACCTCAATTATTCAATTTCTACAAAAATATGATGAAATACTGAGCGTTTCCAAAGTATATTCCGAATTAAAGACGATTTCCCTCCATTTTCTGAAACCTGTCAGTTTATTCGCAATAACTAACATATTAATACAATTTTCGTTGATACCCAGAGAAGAAGGTCACAAATATcataaatttgtatttatatgatCCAATTAATTTATCAGTAGAGCACTATTACaaggctgtatgataccttcTTGAAGCCTTTATCTAAATGATGTATTTCACTCTTTTAATGTTAGCGTTCATAATTTATCATGAATTTGGCGAAACTTACATACCAATTACTTTAACATTCTGATACCCTGATATACGGTTTATTTTTGGGAGACGACAATGACCGTTAGCATGTAGACAGACTTGTTATGGATTTCGACCAATAGAAGTGATGGAAAGTTTATCACCAATGGTCAGTTATACTAATCTGTTTCTTAAAAAAAGCTTGTCACAGAAATCCATCAGTTGGCATCCATGTAATAAAAATACATCTAATTATCATccacaaatgaaaaaaaaaaagataatccTAAAAAGACTAAAAGTTACATGCCAAATATATAGACAGAGCATTACATACATTCTTTGGTATGCAATTGATGGTTTATTCGTTTTGAATTTGAGCTTTCCAATTCTGGTGGGTGGTAGTAgcatatttttttatgaataatgCAATAACATATTCTTGCTTTCAATCAATAATAATTGCTCTCGGAGATGTGGCATCCTCAAATTATACGAGAAAATACTTGACTTACACGTGGCGCAGATCGTGTGACCGAAGAAAGTATCCCTGTTGCACGTATAGTAACTGTGGCATTGGTTGTCCTTGTCAGCATAGTTTCTGTCCCCTTTGCCAGTACAGTCCTTTTGTTGACCGCATGGTGGCTGCACGTTATGTGGACTAAGGATACATATTTCAGTTTCATTTGATCATGCCGATGTAACTATTTTTTGTGACAACACGATATTTGAGGTAAAatataagaaatgttgatgtatTTGTAAAACAATGGAAGTTTATAAAGTAGTGacaattataaacaatatttcttgCCATGAAATTATTGTGAAATTATGAAATAAgtgataacaatatacatagCAAGTTAAGTCCGTATGTTTCTTATCAAATTTGCATGTATGTACCAATGGTTTATCAGTTTTTGCTTTTAtgagaaaatagaaaatattatttagaCTAATTCTAGACTTCGATTTCGTTTTGTTTAGTCTGTACTCCGTTGGTAAAGtaaaatatctatacatatcaTGTCATGTTTTGATTCAGTATCCGAAACAAATGTCAATGCAAAATGATAAAGTTATGCTTTAagttgatatacatatgtaagtgcgtaatatacaaaatatacaccaAATAATCGAAAGTTTGAagttaatacatgtagatagaaGCAGATGGGACAACAAGAACATAACATCCGTAATATTGGCAATTACATTGAACGTGGTAATGTCTagaaatgtttttaattgtatGAATTAATGATGACATctaaaatatgaatattgaattttaaatgcgtgctgaaaaaaaaataacaaaaaataaaacaaaacaaaaagccTCATCGTGATTTTCTTCTAAATGCAAATTGTTTGCTCGTGCATATTTTGTTTTCgtatctcatttacatatattatatttgtgtataataCACTGTTTTAGTCACTTTGTGTAAATTAATTACGAACAATACATGTTCTGATGTGTTTCAAGCTTTAAACACATCTATTTAAATTATAGTAAtaaaaaatcccccccccccccccccccctccccattATGGTATATTAAAGTTTAgtcatatttgtatatatctattaatCTTCATTTATTGTATAAATTGATGCACATATTATATCTCAAAAAACTATAACAGGAAATTGACGATACGGaaaaatgttttaatcaaaataaaaaatcaacCTACTCATCACACTGTTTTGTGGCCGAATTGTAGACGAAGCCTTTTCCGACGTCTTCACATGTTACTAAATGACCAACGCCGTTGACGCATGCGTAATAATTGCGGCAACCGGTAGCCACGTTCTCCGTAACTCCTGGTTTACAATGCTGACCCATCCCTGAAACACCGTTCTTAACACATATATCATACCTGATCAGGTCAAATAATGACTTTTATCAATAAGAAATACGCATGAtgataaacatttcaaataatgattatttcaaaagaaaatagataaatgatttaaatcCGCTGGGGACAAACAACAAATGGTTAGCAATATTTGTTATCTTCTTAAAACAAtgatatcactgtgtgtatGTCGTTTGATTTGCTAGAAAGCGTCGGGGTAATTTTAAGAGAAAAGACTCCTTTTAAACGTGAAACACATCATAGTAGATCAGATAATGATAATTAGTTTGTTTTCactattaataaaatatttaaaaatgatcaGCGGGGTTTATGCATgaattgaataaatgaatacGTAAAATTTCATGCTAAAAATGAAAGTTGTGATCATCAATGCATCGTCAAACAGGAGTTGGTAGACGatattatatatgtgatatCAATATGTACTCAATATGTTTAAACAGACTTGGTCAATTTGAGTTTTTTTAATAGAACAAACGTatctaaacaaaatatatatctaaatcgAAGACAAAAAAATGTTATACCTGTAGAGAGGAAGGCAAGAAGAAGTACACAAGTGACCACCATGTTGAAGATTTCAGTGCACAAATGACATGGGGCCTgataacgtttttttttatcttgtcGATAATTCGTCCAAGTTCCTGGTTTAGCTTTTGTAAACTTATAAGACAGCTGTTAGCTTCTCGACATGACAGTGAAGAACATAATACGTATTCAAATGCAAAGCGAGGATTTTAATGTCAgcttgaaaatatatttatacataactatcataatacatgtatatacattgttttttcTTTACGACAACATAAGTActgtttgaaaacaattattatttgttaataaatattaCCTATTAACCTCAAAATCGgctttcaattttaaaaaaaaactaaaatctAGCTAGATAAATTTTGAAGGCTTAGATAACACGAGTATGTTTTGTGACCGAAT
This genomic interval carries:
- the LOC117332227 gene encoding uncharacterized protein LOC117332227: MVVTCVLLLAFLSTGMGQHCKPGVTENVATGCRNYYACVNGVGHLVTCEDVGKGFVYNSATKQCDDPHNVQPPCGQQKDCTGKGDRNYADKDNQCHSYYTCNRDTFFGHTICATCKSSIFSYNLRMPHLREQLLLIESKNMLLHYSSLVFDESLQTCNWPQNVLPPCGTKTTTT